The following proteins come from a genomic window of Malus domestica chromosome 02, GDT2T_hap1:
- the LOC103451675 gene encoding cytochrome P450 86B1-like produces MSSDDETFVAANLISRQHFFLDHVQILGLFLALCVFVVIKTLRQKKQHGIPVWPVLGMFPSLSLAVLGLQNNTYEWLSEALCRKNGTFRFKGPWFSCLFGVITCDPRNLEHLLKTKFSNYPKGPYFLDTVGDFLGDGIFSADGMNWQCQRKTASIEFHSAKFRKLTVDSLFELVYARLLPVLEDSIKNSTQIDLQDILMRLTFDNICMISFGVDPGCLQRGLPNIPFAQAFENATTGTLMRFVIPTCVWKAMRCLNLGGERKLKMSIREVDEFADDVIRTRKKELASLLNRNDEIYSEKKQIKPDLLTVFMGLKDEKGEASSEKFLRDICVNFILAGRDTSSVALSWFFWLLHHNPEVEHKILQEVRNIVGTRSSSDHDNDEITVFKPEDIKKMEYLHAAISEALRLYPSVPLDHKQAVEDDIFPDGTILKKGTRVIYSIYSMGRMEAIWGKDCREYRPERWLQPSDGRFMSESAYKFTAFNGGPRLCLGKDFAYYQMKFVAAFIIYRYHVKVVENHRVEPKLALTMYMKHGLQVTLHRRDHAS; encoded by the exons ATGTCCTCCGACGATGAGACTTTTGTTGCTGCAAACTTAATTTCGCGGCAACATTTTTTCCTCGACCATGTCCAAATATTGGGGCTCTTTCTGGCTCTTTGTGTTTTTGTAGTCATAAAAACCTTGAGGCAAAAGAAGCAACATGGCATACCAGTTTGGCCAGTGCTTGGCATGTTCCCCTCTCTGTCTCTGGCGGTACTCGGTCTCCAAAACAACACATATGAGTGGCTCTCCGAAGCTCTTTGCCGCAAAAACGGAACGTTTCGATTCAAAGGCCCTTGGTTTAGCTGCCTCTTTGGAGTCATCACTTGTGACCCTCGTAACTTGGAGCACCTTCTCAAGACCAAGTTCTCCAATTACCCCAAAGGCCCTTATTTCCTAGACACCGTTGGAGATTTTCTTGGGGATGGAATATTCAGCGCGGATGGTATGAATTGGCAGTGCCAAAGGAAAACGGCGAGCATTGAGTTCCACTCAGCCAAGTTCCGGAAACTGACGGTGGATTCCTTGTTTGAGCTGGTTTACGCTCGGTTGTTACCTGTCTTGGAGGACTCCATAAAAAATTCGACCCAAATCGACCTCCAAGACATTCTTATGAGGTTGACTTTTGACAACatttgcatgatctcatttggGGTCGATCCCGGTTGCTTGCAGCGGGGTTTACCCAACATACCATTTGCTCAGGCTTTTGAGAACGCAACGACAGGAACGCTGATGCGCTTTGTAATCCCTACGTGCGTATGGAAGGCCATGAGGTGCCTCAACTTGGGTGGAGAGAGGAAGCTTAAGATGTCCATAAGAGAAGTGGATGAATTCGCAGATGATGTCATCCggacaagaaagaaagaactagCTTCACTGCTTAATCGTAATGATGAGATTTATTCAGAGAAGAAGCAAATCAAACCAGATCTGTTAACGGTGTTTATGGGGTTGAAAGACGAGAAGGGAGAGGCGTCTTCAGAAAAGTTCTTGAGGGATATATGCGTTAACTTTATACTGGCGGGGAGAGACACGTCATCGGTGGCATTGAGCTGGTTCTTCTGGCTGCTTCATCACAATCCGGAGGTGGAACACAAGATTCTTCAAGAAGTACGCAACATTGTGGGTACGAGATCATCATCGGATCACGATAATGATGAAATAACAGTATTCAAGCCGGAAGATATAAAGAAGATGGAGTATCTTCATGCAGCTATATCAGAGGCTCTAAGGTTGTACCCTTCGGTTCCACTCGATCACAAGCAG GCAGTTGAAGACGACATATTTCCAGATGGAACGATACTGAAgaaggggacaagagtgatatACTCAATTTACAGCATGGGGAGAATGGAGGCGATTTGGGGAAAGGACTGTAGGGAGTACAGGCCTGAGAGATGGCTACAACCTTCAGATGGCCGTTTCATGAGTGAATCTGCCTACAAATTTACGGCTTTCAATGGCGGTCCTCGCCTGTGCTTGGGCAAAGATTTCGCTTATTATCAAATGAAGTTTGTTGCTGCCTTTATCATCTATCGATACCATGTGAAGGTGGTCGAAAATCATCGGGTGGAGCCAAAGCTCGCACTGACCATGTACATGAAGCATGGCTTGCAGGTCACTCTCCACAGACGTGACCATGCTAGCTGA